The following is a genomic window from Moorella sp. Hama-1.
TCACCCTGAAAGCCGGCGAATTCGCCGAAAGGCCCCTCCTGGACTGTCCAGCCTATGGGCAGGATCTCGCCCTCCAGTACGATCTCTGCGTCGGCCGGAACGGGTAGGTCGTTTGTTTCGCTTTTGGTAACGGCGAGGGGCTCGTTCATCAGCCTGCTGGCGATGTCCAGTTCCGAAAGGCCAGCAGGCGCCCGGTAAGTGGCGGCCATCATCAGGAGCGGATGGACGCCGATGGCCACTGAGATGGGCAAGGGTTTACCCATCTTAAAGGCCCGCTCGTAAAAGGACCGCAGGTCAGAGGCTGTCTGTAAGTCAATGCCGGTTTCGTTTTTTGTCCGGAACATCAACCGGTACATGCCGGCGTTAATGCCAAGCTCTCCCAGTGGGTCGCGGGCGATGACTACTCCGCCGGTAATGTAAGGTCCTCCGTCACCCCGGTGCAACAAGGGAATGGGCAGCGTTGTCAAGTCCACCTGCTCGCCTTTAAGCACTACCTCCTTGACCGGCCCGCCCTCCATTGCCTTCGGTAGGATCTGTCGCTGCATGCATTCGTTAAAGGTCTGGGCCAGCCGCCGTTCTGAGCACCCCAGGGCCAAGGCGATCATCTCGCGGTTGACGGCAAACCCGCTCGCCACTCGGAAACCGGAGTAACCGGCGATGTGATTTAAAAGGAGCGGTCCGTTGGCCTTAGCAGCGCACGCTGATATGTGCCTAGGATCTATCTCCCGTTCGATCACTTTTAGCTTACCCATACCCTTAAGTTTGGCAATAAAGTCTCGCATACCAGCCACGCCTTAAAATCGCCTCCTCATATTTTAAAGTACTTTCTTAGACACCATAAGTTCCAGTAAATACCTGCCTTTGGGGGCTGTTGCTTTCTCCATTTTGTGACTCTTGCCTCTCTATTTAACGTTTATGGTTTATTTTTCTTGTTTGAGAGTGAC
Proteins encoded in this region:
- a CDS encoding UbiD family decarboxylase; this encodes MRDFIAKLKGMGKLKVIEREIDPRHISACAAKANGPLLLNHIAGYSGFRVASGFAVNREMIALALGCSERRLAQTFNECMQRQILPKAMEGGPVKEVVLKGEQVDLTTLPIPLLHRGDGGPYITGGVVIARDPLGELGINAGMYRLMFRTKNETGIDLQTASDLRSFYERAFKMGKPLPISVAIGVHPLLMMAATYRAPAGLSELDIASRLMNEPLAVTKSETNDLPVPADAEIVLEGEILPIGWTVQEGPFGEFAGFQGESKWNPVVRYHCMTMRREPIYYTCCMPWENDFLHAAATEIAVLQAIRDAGVKVHEVRTTPGAACFWQVVVSVEKRTGEGKNALLAALAVGGIKIAIITDSDVDIFDQVALDRAVAFRVRPVEDVMIVTGTRGVHVDPSLEAWRLPKGVLPMTSKLGIDATKPESIPWDRYEPIKYYHMDEVDLDNLLADSDGGELA